Proteins from a single region of Starkeya sp. ORNL1:
- the frc gene encoding formyl-CoA transferase yields the protein MTKPLEGIKIIDFTHVQAGPACTQMLAWFGADVVKVERPGAGDVTRTQLRHVKDVDALYFTMLNSNKKSLTLDTKTAKGKEVLERLIRESDVLVENFAPGALDRMGFTWEHISELNPGMIVASVKGFSDGHHYEDLKVYENVAQCAGGAASTTGFWDGPPTVSGAALGDSNTGMHLAIGILTALHQRDKTGKGQKVGVSMQDSVLNLCRVKLRDQQRLEAVGYLEEYPQYPHGEFGDVVPRGGNAGGGGQPGWVLKCKGWETDPNAYIYFTIQSQAWPNVCKALGREEWIEDPAYSTPIARQDKIFDIFAVIEEWLADKTKFEAIDILRTFDIPCAPVLSMKEIANDPSLRKSGTIVEVAHPTLGTYLTVGSPIKFSDLDVEVTASPLLGQHTNEILTGLGYNQQEIAELHDENAV from the coding sequence ATGACCAAGCCGCTCGAAGGCATCAAGATCATCGACTTCACCCATGTCCAGGCCGGACCGGCCTGCACGCAGATGCTCGCCTGGTTCGGCGCCGATGTGGTGAAGGTCGAGCGTCCTGGCGCCGGTGATGTCACCCGTACGCAGCTGCGCCATGTGAAGGATGTCGACGCGCTCTATTTCACCATGCTGAATTCCAACAAGAAGTCGCTCACGCTCGACACCAAGACCGCCAAGGGCAAAGAGGTGCTTGAGCGGCTGATCCGCGAGTCAGATGTGCTGGTGGAGAATTTCGCCCCCGGCGCGCTCGATCGCATGGGTTTCACCTGGGAGCACATAAGCGAGCTCAACCCCGGCATGATTGTCGCCTCGGTGAAGGGCTTCTCCGACGGCCATCATTACGAGGACCTGAAGGTCTATGAGAACGTCGCGCAATGCGCGGGCGGTGCGGCCTCGACCACCGGCTTCTGGGACGGCCCGCCGACGGTGAGCGGCGCGGCGCTGGGCGACAGCAACACCGGCATGCACCTCGCCATCGGCATCCTCACGGCGCTCCACCAGCGCGACAAGACCGGCAAGGGGCAGAAGGTGGGGGTCTCGATGCAGGACTCCGTGCTGAACCTCTGCCGGGTGAAGCTGCGCGACCAGCAGCGCCTGGAGGCGGTCGGCTATCTTGAGGAGTACCCGCAATATCCCCATGGCGAGTTCGGCGATGTGGTGCCGCGCGGCGGCAATGCCGGCGGCGGCGGCCAGCCCGGCTGGGTGCTGAAGTGCAAGGGCTGGGAGACCGATCCCAACGCCTATATCTACTTCACCATCCAGAGCCAGGCCTGGCCGAATGTCTGCAAGGCGTTGGGCCGCGAGGAGTGGATCGAGGATCCGGCCTACAGCACGCCGATCGCCCGCCAAGACAAGATCTTCGACATCTTCGCGGTGATCGAGGAATGGCTGGCCGACAAGACCAAGTTCGAGGCCATCGACATATTGCGCACATTCGACATCCCCTGTGCACCGGTGCTGTCGATGAAGGAGATCGCCAACGATCCCTCGTTGCGCAAGAGCGGCACCATCGTCGAGGTCGCCCACCCGACGCTCGGCACCTATCTGACGGTCGGCAGCCCGATCAAGTTCTCGGACCTCGATGTGGAGGTGACCGCGTCGCCGCTGCTCGGCCAGCACACCAACGAGATCCTGACCGGTCTCGGCTATAACCAGCAGGAAATCGCCGAACTGCACGACGAGAATGCGGTGTGA
- a CDS encoding GlxA family transcriptional regulator: MRTVAIIVFPGVQALDVAGPLDVFSEANGFLPDGQGYEVVVVGTEAGPFRASNGMRIVPDCTLETAEGPFDMVFVAGGPLLPEAAPSAGLSDWLRREAERAGCFGSICTGAFALGHAGLLDGKRATTHWQNAEALANRFPQASIERDRIFLREGALVTSAGVTAGIDLALALVAEDHGAEIALAVAKRLVVVAQRQGGQSQFSPLLNMVADDASPIAKAQDFIVRNIARNISVKQLASVAGMSERNFARLFVETARVTPHQFIELARVDVARNLLEAGDKPLKAIARDCGFGSADRMRIVFMRRLGLTPVQYRASFSHGANVG, encoded by the coding sequence ATGAGAACCGTCGCGATCATCGTGTTTCCCGGGGTGCAGGCGCTCGATGTCGCCGGCCCGCTGGACGTGTTTTCCGAGGCCAACGGCTTTCTCCCGGACGGGCAGGGCTATGAGGTGGTGGTGGTCGGCACCGAGGCCGGGCCGTTCCGCGCCTCCAACGGAATGCGCATCGTCCCAGACTGCACGCTGGAGACGGCCGAAGGTCCATTCGACATGGTGTTCGTCGCCGGCGGTCCGCTGCTGCCCGAGGCCGCGCCCAGCGCAGGGCTGTCGGATTGGCTGAGGCGCGAGGCCGAGCGGGCAGGGTGCTTCGGCTCGATCTGCACCGGGGCTTTTGCGCTCGGCCATGCCGGGCTGCTGGACGGCAAGCGCGCCACCACGCACTGGCAGAATGCCGAGGCGCTGGCGAACCGCTTCCCACAGGCGAGCATCGAGCGCGACCGCATCTTCCTGCGCGAGGGCGCGCTGGTGACCTCGGCCGGCGTCACCGCCGGCATCGATCTCGCGCTCGCCCTGGTCGCCGAGGATCATGGCGCCGAGATCGCCCTGGCGGTTGCCAAGCGCCTCGTCGTGGTGGCGCAGCGCCAGGGCGGCCAGTCGCAATTCAGCCCGCTCTTGAACATGGTGGCGGACGATGCCTCGCCCATCGCCAAGGCGCAGGACTTCATCGTTCGCAACATCGCCAGGAACATAAGCGTGAAGCAACTCGCATCGGTTGCCGGCATGAGCGAGCGCAACTTCGCCCGCCTGTTCGTCGAGACCGCCAGGGTCACGCCGCACCAGTTCATCGAACTCGCCCGCGTCGATGTAGCCCGCAATCTGCTGGAGGCGGGCGACAAGCCGCTGAAGGCGATCGCGCGCGATTGCGGCTTCGGCTCGGCGGACCGCATGCGCATCGTCTTCATGCGGCGGCTCGGCCTCACTCCGGTGCAGTATCGGGCGAGTTTTTCGCACGGCGCGAACGTCGGCTGA
- a CDS encoding DoxX family protein, producing the protein MAVPRVLEDGVLLAARVLLSTIFLHEAAVLLAAGNFAATAAALGIPAALFLATIALQLVAGLAILTGGYTRLGAAALGGFCLATAVLFHTNFGVRNELLHFEKDLAIAGGMFALMVHGPGGWSLDRHLGRR; encoded by the coding sequence ATGGCCGTGCCGCGCGTCCTTGAGGACGGCGTATTGCTCGCCGCGCGCGTGCTGCTGTCCACGATCTTCCTCCATGAGGCCGCAGTCCTCCTCGCTGCCGGCAATTTCGCGGCGACGGCGGCAGCGCTCGGCATACCCGCCGCGCTCTTCCTGGCGACCATCGCCCTGCAACTGGTGGCCGGGCTCGCCATCCTGACCGGCGGCTATACGCGCCTCGGCGCCGCTGCACTCGGTGGCTTCTGCCTCGCCACCGCCGTGCTGTTCCACACCAATTTCGGTGTTCGGAACGAACTGCTGCATTTCGAGAAGGACCTCGCCATCGCCGGCGGCATGTTCGCGCTGATGGTTCACGGGCCTGGCGGATGGTCGCTGGATCGGCATCTGGGGCGAAGATGA
- a CDS encoding tetratricopeptide repeat protein, producing MKKPSHLRGLAAAFGCAAVLALSVPAFAVDNMTSSDEVDLTSVRAKIKAKDYKAALAELRDLAEDTQQADVYNLLGFTLRKTGDTTTSLTYYNKALELQPDHKAAREYLGELFIETGHIDKAKEQLAALEKLCPAGCEEREDLAQAIAAKAGN from the coding sequence ATGAAGAAGCCGTCCCATCTGCGCGGCCTCGCCGCCGCCTTCGGTTGCGCCGCGGTGCTCGCCCTGAGCGTTCCCGCCTTCGCGGTCGACAACATGACGTCGAGCGACGAGGTCGACCTCACCTCGGTGCGCGCCAAGATCAAGGCCAAGGACTACAAGGCGGCTTTGGCCGAGTTGCGCGACCTCGCCGAGGATACCCAGCAGGCCGACGTCTATAATCTTCTCGGCTTCACGCTGCGCAAGACCGGCGATACCACGACCTCGCTGACCTATTACAACAAGGCGCTGGAGCTGCAGCCGGACCACAAGGCGGCGCGCGAATATCTCGGCGAACTCTTCATCGAGACCGGCCATATCGACAAGGCCAAGGAGCAACTCGCCGCGCTGGAGAAGCTCTGCCCGGCCGGCTGCGAGGAACGCGAAGACCTCGCACAGGCGATCGCGGCCAAAGCGGGCAATTGA
- a CDS encoding MBL fold metallo-hydrolase, protein MFIMSRRTVLGAATAMAALGLGKPLEFVPPAFAETPLEPTVGFYRYKVGDIEVTAVYDGIWRKPHDPTFIKNATVDETKAALAKAGLTTEFMPIPLTVIVLKIGGKYIMVDAGSGVGQWQANATHLPANMRAAGIDRDQINTILVSHFHPDHVWGLMEKGTNAAVFPNAELVVNATEYNWWTDPGRVEKLPEGRRAAGKRIAEVFPTWKNWKLVGKDAEVAPGVRIVEAFGHTPGHSAFLVTSGKDQLMVSNDTMYVPALLAPHPEWQGTYDQDGPTAITARRALVDRVIADRIAICGAHFPFPGAGTFVKDGNAYAFTPVVQS, encoded by the coding sequence ATGTTCATCATGTCACGCCGCACCGTACTCGGTGCGGCCACCGCTATGGCTGCCTTGGGCCTTGGCAAACCTCTGGAATTCGTCCCGCCCGCATTTGCGGAGACACCACTGGAGCCGACCGTCGGCTTCTACAGGTACAAGGTTGGCGATATCGAGGTGACCGCGGTCTATGACGGTATCTGGCGCAAGCCTCATGATCCCACTTTCATCAAGAACGCCACGGTCGACGAGACCAAGGCGGCGCTGGCGAAGGCGGGCCTCACCACCGAATTCATGCCGATCCCACTGACGGTGATCGTGCTGAAGATCGGCGGCAAGTACATCATGGTCGATGCCGGCTCGGGCGTCGGCCAGTGGCAGGCCAACGCCACCCATCTGCCGGCCAATATGCGCGCCGCCGGCATCGATCGCGACCAGATCAACACCATCCTCGTCTCGCATTTTCACCCGGACCATGTCTGGGGGCTGATGGAAAAGGGGACCAACGCGGCGGTCTTCCCGAACGCCGAGCTGGTGGTCAACGCCACCGAATATAATTGGTGGACCGATCCGGGTCGGGTCGAGAAGCTTCCCGAAGGCCGCCGCGCCGCCGGCAAGCGCATCGCCGAGGTGTTCCCGACCTGGAAGAACTGGAAGCTGGTCGGCAAGGATGCCGAGGTCGCGCCCGGCGTGCGTATCGTCGAGGCGTTCGGCCACACACCCGGCCATTCCGCCTTCCTCGTCACCTCCGGCAAGGACCAGCTCATGGTGTCCAACGACACCATGTATGTGCCGGCTCTGCTCGCGCCGCACCCGGAATGGCAGGGCACCTACGACCAGGATGGGCCCACCGCCATCACCGCCCGGCGCGCGCTCGTCGACCGCGTCATCGCCGACAGAATCGCGATCTGCGGCGCGCATTTCCCGTTCCCCGGCGCCGGCACCTTCGTCAAGGACGGCAACGCCTACGCCTTCACCCCTGTCGTCCAGTCCTGA
- a CDS encoding sigma-70 family RNA polymerase sigma factor: MSKVESRLFASSTSRQETITGPAVDELAQRFRQSVLPELDAAYSFARFLCKDGDAAHDIVQDAFVKAFRAYGGFKGGDVRAWVFAIVRNCYRDWMMAKRRVTRFEVTSIHEDDESPLDAIASEADTPETSLLRKTEAEAVRTVLMALPRPLREILVLREIEDLSYRDIAEITTLPIGTVMSRLARARREFAKSWSSDPAEARA, from the coding sequence ATGAGCAAGGTGGAGTCGCGCCTGTTCGCAAGCTCGACGAGCCGGCAGGAGACCATCACCGGTCCGGCGGTCGACGAGCTGGCGCAGCGCTTCCGGCAATCGGTGCTGCCGGAACTCGACGCCGCCTACAGTTTCGCGCGCTTTCTCTGCAAGGACGGCGATGCGGCGCACGACATCGTGCAGGACGCCTTCGTCAAGGCGTTCCGCGCCTATGGCGGTTTCAAGGGCGGCGATGTCCGCGCCTGGGTCTTCGCCATCGTGCGCAATTGCTATCGCGACTGGATGATGGCCAAGCGGCGAGTAACGCGCTTCGAAGTGACCTCAATCCACGAAGATGACGAATCTCCTCTCGATGCCATCGCCTCGGAGGCGGACACTCCGGAGACCAGCCTGCTGCGCAAGACCGAGGCCGAGGCGGTGCGCACGGTGCTCATGGCGCTGCCGCGGCCGCTCCGCGAAATCCTGGTGCTGCGCGAGATCGAGGATCTGTCCTATCGCGACATTGCCGAGATCACCACGTTGCCGATCGGCACGGTGATGTCGCGCCTTGCCCGGGCACGCCGCGAATTCGCCAAGTCCTGGTCGTCCGACCCGGCGGAGGCGCGGGCATGA
- a CDS encoding anti-sigma factor, with product MKTLSDAACTERSLMLHGFIDGELDAAHSLEFEQHLAACPQCAAEVAKYRAMKRVIGKSDVRWRATDALRAQVLAAVEREASAGRAAYPAPWQAQPAPRRFDLYAFIRQWSFVPTLAALAAMLFLVVLPGQHQGTLEDELLASHIRSLQVDHLTDVATSDQHTVKPWFNGKIDFAPPVVDLASSGFPLVGGRVDYVGGRVVAALVYRRHGHIINVFIWPAPPGDATTAMRDGYNLANWSNDGLAFWAVTDASADDLAKFRAAFDK from the coding sequence ATGAAGACTTTATCCGATGCCGCCTGCACCGAACGCTCGCTGATGCTGCATGGCTTCATCGATGGCGAGCTCGATGCCGCGCATTCCCTCGAATTCGAGCAGCATCTCGCGGCATGCCCGCAATGTGCCGCCGAGGTCGCGAAATATCGCGCGATGAAAAGAGTGATCGGCAAGTCCGATGTGCGCTGGCGCGCCACCGACGCCCTGCGGGCGCAGGTCCTCGCGGCGGTCGAGCGGGAGGCGAGCGCGGGCCGGGCGGCTTATCCCGCGCCATGGCAGGCGCAGCCGGCGCCGCGGCGCTTCGACCTCTACGCCTTCATCCGCCAATGGAGCTTCGTGCCGACCTTGGCGGCGTTGGCGGCCATGCTGTTCCTGGTAGTGTTGCCGGGGCAGCACCAGGGCACTCTCGAAGACGAATTGCTGGCGAGCCATATACGATCGCTTCAGGTCGACCATCTCACCGATGTCGCGACCTCGGACCAGCACACGGTGAAACCGTGGTTCAACGGCAAGATCGACTTCGCGCCGCCCGTGGTCGATCTCGCCTCCAGCGGCTTCCCGCTGGTCGGCGGACGCGTCGACTATGTTGGCGGGCGCGTCGTCGCGGCGCTGGTGTATCGGCGCCACGGCCACATCATCAATGTCTTCATCTGGCCGGCGCCGCCCGGGGACGCCACGACCGCCATGCGCGACGGCTATAATTTGGCCAACTGGTCAAACGACGGGCTGGCGTTCTGGGCGGTCACCGACGCCAGCGCCGACGACCTCGCGAAGTTCCGCGCGGCCTTCGACAAATAG
- the argE gene encoding acetylornithine deacetylase, with product MTRLEGKETSPDITAILGDLIAFESVSHRSNLDIVDYIGALLRKAGVPYRLIPNAAGDKASILATIGPVERPGIVLSAHTDVVPVEGQDWSSPPFAATLRDGRLYGRGSSDMKGFVASVLAYVPVFAASARAMPVHLALSYDEEIGCAGAPDLVAAVAALPMRPSLCIVGEPTGMRVAYAHKGKLARRVTVLGRGGHSALPHRAANAVEAAAAIACDLAALGAELRVVSNEAFDPPWSSVHVGSLHGGGALNLVPDRAVLEFEVRTLPGTDAADVIARIDAILQRARRRIREQAAEADVRVEEISAYPSLDTPADSAAVGAARELAASDAPPLTLAFGTEAGLYAEAGIPTVVCGPGDISRAHKADEWIGLDELAAAGRMMQRLADRASQVPQ from the coding sequence ATGACGAGGCTCGAAGGCAAGGAGACTTCGCCGGATATCACCGCGATCCTGGGCGATCTCATCGCCTTCGAGAGCGTCAGCCATCGCTCCAATCTCGACATTGTCGATTATATCGGCGCGCTGCTCCGAAAGGCGGGCGTGCCGTACCGCCTGATCCCGAACGCCGCCGGCGACAAGGCTTCCATCCTCGCCACCATCGGCCCGGTCGAGCGGCCCGGCATTGTGCTCTCCGCGCACACCGATGTCGTCCCGGTCGAGGGGCAGGACTGGTCGAGCCCGCCCTTCGCGGCCACGCTGCGCGACGGCCGGCTGTATGGTCGCGGCTCCAGCGACATGAAGGGCTTCGTTGCCAGCGTGCTGGCTTATGTTCCCGTCTTCGCGGCTTCAGCCCGCGCCATGCCGGTGCATCTGGCCCTCTCCTATGACGAGGAGATCGGCTGCGCCGGCGCGCCCGATCTGGTGGCTGCCGTCGCGGCGCTGCCAATGCGTCCCTCGCTCTGCATCGTCGGCGAGCCGACCGGCATGCGCGTGGCCTATGCGCACAAGGGCAAGCTGGCGCGGCGCGTGACCGTGCTGGGCCGCGGCGGCCACTCCGCTTTGCCGCACCGCGCGGCGAACGCCGTGGAAGCCGCCGCCGCCATCGCCTGCGACCTCGCCGCGCTCGGCGCCGAACTGCGTGTCGTCAGCAATGAGGCGTTCGATCCGCCCTGGTCCAGCGTGCATGTCGGCTCGCTGCATGGCGGCGGCGCGCTGAACCTGGTACCCGACCGCGCCGTGCTCGAATTCGAGGTGCGCACGCTGCCCGGCACCGATGCCGCGGACGTCATCGCCCGTATCGACGCCATACTGCAGCGTGCGCGCCGTCGCATCCGCGAACAGGCGGCCGAGGCGGATGTGCGCGTGGAAGAGATCAGCGCCTATCCCAGCCTCGATACCCCCGCTGACAGCGCCGCCGTCGGGGCGGCGCGCGAACTCGCGGCGAGCGACGCACCGCCCTTGACGCTCGCCTTCGGCACCGAGGCGGGACTTTATGCCGAAGCCGGCATTCCCACCGTGGTCTGCGGCCCCGGCGACATCTCCCGTGCCCATAAGGCCGACGAGTGGATCGGCCTCGATGAACTCGCCGCCGCCGGCCGCATGATGCAGCGCCTGGCGGATCGGGCAAGCCAGGTTCCGCAATAA
- a CDS encoding 4-hydroxyphenylacetate 3-hydroxylase family protein — MIRTGDEYRQGLRDGREVWIDGERVADVTRHPAFKPIVDVRARIYDMAHEAAYQDRLTYVADNERNTIFYKPPRETSDWTDKVEAVDAVMKDIGGVVTRVGDETIGEVWSLIDGRDVLAEYDPRFADNVDRHVASILDNDIFHVSANTDPKGDRSRAPQDQDPDMMVHVVKETDAGIVIRGAKYETAAAYADQAFLKPTVGAWTNETLSDYAVGGIVKMGAPGVKHICRSGFAGRSDPADYPLANRFDEVEAMVIFDNVLIPWEDIFFYRHTKAAQHVRGTLHRYSAFPYVQRLLYVADMMIGAAMWNARQTGLDKLQSVREKLADLVCYREGINAHLTASIAMAQKSPGGLLMPHQSMLYAGRVHACANLPAMMHIARELCGGQICVTPNAAAFNAEGSGDWLKKFYTLNDQWEAEDRRKLLAFARDLLNSDYAGHRLTFVQFAQAPHFNHLAAVYNSFDFEGPLDFVRKSAGLSDKILSDKVKGGR, encoded by the coding sequence ATGATCCGCACGGGTGATGAGTATCGGCAGGGGCTGCGCGATGGCCGCGAGGTCTGGATCGATGGCGAGCGCGTCGCCGACGTCACCCGGCACCCCGCCTTCAAGCCGATCGTCGATGTGCGGGCGCGGATCTACGACATGGCCCACGAGGCTGCCTATCAGGACCGCCTCACTTATGTCGCCGACAATGAGCGCAACACCATCTTCTACAAGCCGCCCCGCGAGACCAGCGACTGGACCGACAAGGTCGAGGCGGTCGATGCGGTGATGAAGGACATTGGCGGCGTCGTCACGAGGGTCGGCGACGAGACCATCGGCGAGGTCTGGTCGCTGATCGATGGCCGCGACGTGCTGGCCGAGTACGACCCGCGCTTTGCCGACAATGTCGACCGCCACGTCGCCAGCATCCTCGACAACGACATCTTCCACGTCTCCGCCAACACCGATCCGAAGGGCGACCGCTCGCGCGCCCCGCAGGACCAGGACCCGGACATGATGGTCCATGTAGTCAAGGAGACCGATGCCGGCATCGTCATCCGCGGTGCCAAGTACGAGACCGCCGCGGCCTATGCCGACCAGGCCTTCCTGAAGCCGACCGTCGGCGCCTGGACCAACGAGACGCTGTCGGACTATGCGGTCGGCGGCATCGTGAAGATGGGCGCGCCGGGGGTGAAGCACATCTGCCGCTCCGGCTTTGCCGGCAGGAGCGACCCGGCCGACTATCCGCTGGCCAACCGCTTCGACGAGGTCGAGGCGATGGTGATCTTCGACAATGTGCTGATCCCCTGGGAGGACATCTTCTTCTACCGCCACACCAAGGCGGCGCAGCATGTGCGCGGCACGCTGCACCGCTATTCGGCGTTTCCCTATGTGCAGCGCCTGCTCTATGTCGCCGACATGATGATCGGCGCGGCGATGTGGAACGCCAGGCAGACCGGTCTCGACAAGCTGCAGTCGGTCCGCGAGAAACTGGCGGACCTCGTCTGCTACCGCGAAGGCATCAACGCCCACCTGACCGCCTCGATCGCGATGGCGCAGAAGAGCCCCGGCGGGCTTTTGATGCCGCACCAGTCGATGCTCTATGCCGGGCGGGTGCATGCCTGCGCCAACCTGCCGGCGATGATGCATATCGCCCGCGAACTGTGCGGCGGGCAGATCTGCGTCACGCCGAACGCCGCCGCCTTCAACGCCGAGGGTTCGGGCGACTGGCTGAAGAAGTTCTACACGCTGAACGACCAGTGGGAGGCGGAGGACCGCCGCAAGCTGCTGGCGTTCGCCCGCGACCTGCTCAACTCCGACTATGCCGGGCACCGGCTGACCTTCGTGCAGTTCGCGCAGGCGCCGCACTTCAATCACCTGGCCGCGGTCTATAACAGCTTCGACTTCGAGGGCCCGCTCGACTTCGTCCGCAAGTCCGCAGGGCTCTCGGACAAGATCCTTTCCGACAAGGTGAAGGGCGGACGATGA
- a CDS encoding ABC transporter substrate-binding protein, producing the protein MLNKVLGRRVAGLVCGTVMAAMIAPLATSSAFAGKISIGHTIWVGYGPLYLARELGYFKENGVDVDFQVVDDSALAMAAQAAGKLDGTATTVDEILKYRSDNFCFKAVAVFDESHGGDGMVSLDSIKGLPDLKGKTVALNEGSTSQFWFSYLLKKQGIPLKDVTVLNMSADAAAAAFIAGQVPVAVTWEPNLTLVKTKKVGKVLMDSAATPGVIVDVLEISCKVLEERPNDVKGFVAALQKAVDYIKTNPDKAYAIMAKGVGGYLKEPKDFADAASGVKFYDKPMTISYLGTKEKPGQIADVIKLGNEIWSDLGKMKTTIDYHAVIDPGFTQ; encoded by the coding sequence ATGCTCAATAAAGTTCTCGGCCGGCGCGTCGCCGGACTGGTCTGCGGCACGGTGATGGCGGCCATGATTGCGCCCCTTGCCACCTCGTCCGCCTTCGCCGGCAAGATCTCGATCGGCCACACCATCTGGGTCGGCTACGGCCCGCTCTATCTGGCCCGCGAGCTCGGCTACTTCAAGGAAAACGGCGTCGATGTCGACTTCCAGGTGGTGGATGATTCCGCGCTCGCCATGGCGGCGCAGGCCGCCGGCAAGCTCGACGGCACTGCCACCACGGTCGACGAGATCCTGAAGTACCGCTCCGACAATTTCTGCTTCAAGGCGGTCGCGGTGTTCGATGAAAGCCATGGCGGCGACGGCATGGTCTCGCTCGACAGCATCAAGGGCCTGCCCGACCTCAAGGGCAAGACCGTGGCGCTGAACGAGGGCTCCACCTCGCAGTTCTGGTTCTCCTATCTGCTCAAGAAGCAGGGCATCCCGCTCAAGGATGTCACCGTGCTGAACATGAGCGCGGACGCCGCCGCCGCCGCCTTCATCGCCGGTCAGGTCCCAGTCGCCGTGACCTGGGAGCCGAACCTGACGCTGGTGAAGACCAAGAAGGTCGGCAAGGTGCTGATGGACAGCGCCGCCACCCCGGGCGTGATCGTCGACGTGCTGGAGATCTCCTGCAAGGTGCTGGAAGAGCGGCCGAACGACGTGAAGGGCTTCGTCGCCGCGCTGCAGAAGGCGGTCGACTACATCAAGACCAACCCCGACAAGGCCTACGCCATCATGGCCAAGGGCGTCGGCGGTTATCTCAAGGAGCCCAAGGACTTCGCCGACGCCGCCTCGGGCGTGAAGTTCTACGACAAGCCGATGACGATCTCCTATCTCGGCACCAAGGAGAAGCCGGGCCAGATCGCCGACGTGATCAAGCTCGGCAATGAAATCTGGTCCGACCTCGGCAAGATGAAGACCACGATCGACTACCACGCCGTGATCGATCCCGGCTTCACCCAGTGA